GCGAAGCGGATTATTCATCGGCGTACGCTGATGGAGCTTGCTTACGCTAATGAATACGGCAAGGCGCGCGGTGCCACAAGGCACCGCGCGCCAAATTAAGTCAGCACCAGAAGAAGGTGCCGGCAATCGCTTGATCGGGCCGTCGGCGCTGCCGACGGCATATTTCGGGGGGAAGTTTGCCCGTCCCACTGAAGGGTCCGCAAAACGCCTGTCATCTTTTTGGGCTGTTAAGCCACAAGGCGCACTTTGCATCAGGCGACCGTTCTCCTAAACCTGTTAGCCGGCGCGCGCGCAATCGTGATTGCACGCGATGGCGCCGGTTTGCCATTCATCCCGCATTCATCCCGTCTACTCGGCGCCCTCTGCGGGCGCCCGGTCTACATCTAATTCGTTGTGGCAATGCGTCCATTGCCACTGGCTGACGCTCATTCACTGAGACTCGCTGACTGGCTTATTCCCAGGTCAGCGCGCCGCCCGTCTGATACTCGATCACTCGCGTCTCGAAGAAGTTGCGTTCCTTCTTCAAGTCGATCATCTCACTCATCCACGGGAACGGATTTTCTTCGTTCGGGAACAGCGGGTCGAGGCCGATCTGCTGGCAACGACGGTTACAGATGAAACGCAAATAACTCTTGAACATGGCGGCATTCAGACCGAGCACGCCGCGCGGCATCGTGTCTTCTGCGTACCGGTATTCCAGTTCGACGGCTTCCTGGAAGATCTCACGAATCTCCGCGCGAAATTCCGGCGTCCACAGTTGCGGCTCTTCCAGCTTGATCTGGTTGATCAGGTCGATGCCGAAGTTGCAGTGCATAGACTCGTCGCGCAGGATGTACTGATACTGCTCCGCCGCACCCGTCATCTTGTTCTGGCGACCCAGCGCCAGGATCTGCGTAAAGCCAACGTAGAAGAAGAGCCCTTCCATCACGCAAGCAAACACGATCAACGACTTCAGCAATTTCTGGTCCGCTTCAAGCGTCCCGGTGGTGAAGGCCGGGTCGGTCAGCGTGTTGATGAACGGAATCAGGAACTCGTCCTTCGCGCGGATCGAGTCGACCTCGTGATACGCGTTGAAGATTTCGCTCTCGTCCAGACCCAGCGATTCGACAATGTACTGATACGCGTGCGTGTGGATCGCTTCCTCGAACGCCTGGCGCAGCAGGAACTGCCGGCACTCGGGCGCCGTGATGTGGCGATACGTCCCGAGCACGATGTTGTTGGCAGCGAGCGAGTCGGCCGTGACGAAGAAACCGAGGTTGCGCTTCACAATCCGGCGTTCGTCGTCGGAGAGGCCGTTCGGGTCCTTCCACAGCGCGATGTCGCGCGACATGTTCACTTCCTGCGGCATCCAGTGGTTCGCACAACCCGCCAGATACTTTTCCCACGCCCACTTGTACTTGAACGGCACCAACTGATTCACGTCGGTCTTGCCGTTGATGATGCGCTTGTCCGCCACATTCACCCGCTTTGCACTTGCCGCCGCGATGTCGCTGGCGCTGGGTGCCGCGGGAGCAACGAAGTCGCTCGCAAAAATATTCGGTCCTGCTGCCATTTGGTGAGCCGCTTGAAGAACACCA
This window of the Caballeronia sp. SBC1 genome carries:
- a CDS encoding ribonucleotide-diphosphate reductase subunit beta; this translates as MLNWDDETTAVTPSNGSQHNTLRNPAGQVAGVSQAVSQASRAAAPVSSHAATQVAGHGVLQAAHQMAAGPNIFASDFVAPAAPSASDIAAASAKRVNVADKRIINGKTDVNQLVPFKYKWAWEKYLAGCANHWMPQEVNMSRDIALWKDPNGLSDDERRIVKRNLGFFVTADSLAANNIVLGTYRHITAPECRQFLLRQAFEEAIHTHAYQYIVESLGLDESEIFNAYHEVDSIRAKDEFLIPFINTLTDPAFTTGTLEADQKLLKSLIVFACVMEGLFFYVGFTQILALGRQNKMTGAAEQYQYILRDESMHCNFGIDLINQIKLEEPQLWTPEFRAEIREIFQEAVELEYRYAEDTMPRGVLGLNAAMFKSYLRFICNRRCQQIGLDPLFPNEENPFPWMSEMIDLKKERNFFETRVIEYQTGGALTWE